The following are encoded in a window of Sminthopsis crassicaudata isolate SCR6 chromosome 3, ASM4859323v1, whole genome shotgun sequence genomic DNA:
- the SYNC gene encoding syncoilin isoform X1, which produces MASAEEPREGGPCGEGAGAAGLERDSGAEDNPSLQEKKSEFLQGEEVLNPERTLSLQGDVNLEDIFYLGATDDADDVLYVEETLNSEEEADPEETLCVRETVTPEESLCVRETVIPEETLCVRETVTPEETLNVREEVTPEETLCVREMVSPVETLHEVERVDTEETPNAEETNAQGEKASCEENLASKESLRVEDSLSPEELELLECRFQQCIEAVAQLEEERDSLIHELVLLREPVLQEVQKVHQDILVAYKLHAQGELECDGLREEIRVVKQKLFKVTKECVACQYQLECRQQEVAQFAACQDELTARVAQLSEELTQLKDTCEKQKGHFRQQLEAPRGQGDSHFLQESRRLSAEFESFMAESRQGLEEEYEPQLMRLLERKDAGTKALQKTQAEIQGMKETLRPLQAEARQLRLQNRNLEDQILLVRQKRDEDVKQYREQMEEMEDSQRQLKSRVQLQEQKNKEMEELRISLTEELSIYKAMLPKKSEQLDAPTPAGSGTETQSQGAV; this is translated from the exons ATGGCCAGCGCGGAGGAGCCCCGGGAGGGCGGCCCCTGCGGGGAAGGAGCCGGAGCCGCTGGGCTGGAGAG GGATTCAGGGGCAGAGGACAATCCTTCACTCcaagagaagaaatctgaattccTGCAAGGGGAAGAGGTCCTGAACCCAGAGAGGACTCTGTCCCTACAGGGGGATGTCAACTTAGAGGATATTTTCTACCTTGGAGCCACAGATGATGCTGATGATGTACTCTACGTAGAAGAGACATTGAACTCAGAAGAGGAAGCTGACCCAGAGGAGACACTATGTGTAAGGGAGACAGTCACCCCAGAGGAGTCACTCTGTGTAAGGGAGACTGTTATCCCAGAAGAGACACTTTGTGTAAGGGAGACAGTCACTCCAGAGGAGACACTGAATGTGAGGGAAGAAGTCACCCCAGAAGAGACACTGTGTGTAAGGGAGATGGTCAGCCCAGTGGAGACACTGCATGAGGTAGAGAGAGTTGATACAGAGGAGACCCCAAATGCAGAGGAGACAAATGCACAGGGGGAGAAAGCCAGTTGTGAGGAGAACCTTGCTTCCAAGGAGAGCCTCAGGGTTGAAGACAGCCTGAGTCCAGAGGAGCTGGAGCTTCTGGAATGCCGTTTCCAGCAGTGCATTGAAGCTGTGGCTCAGTTGGAGGAGGAGCGGGACAGTCTTATCCATGAACTGGTGCTGCTTCGAGAGCCGGTTCTGCAGGAGGTGCAGAAGGTCCACCAGGACATTCTGGTTGCCTACAAACTCCATGCCCAAGGGGAGCTGGAGTGTGATGGGCTAAGGGAGGAGATCCGGGTGGTGAAGCAAAAGCTGTTCAAGGTGACAAAAGAATGTGTAGCTTGCCAGTACCAGCTGGAGTGCCGGCAGCAGGAAGTCGCCCAGTTTGCCGCCTGCCAGGACGAACTCACCGCTCGTGTTGCCCAGCTGTCTGAGGAGTTGACCCAGCTCAAAGATACATGTGAGAAACAGAAAGGGCATTTTCGGCAGCAGCTGGAAGCCCCTCGGGGTCAGGGGGATAGCCATTTTCTACAGGAGAGTCGGAGGCTCTCTGCTGAGTTTGAGAGTTTCATGGCAGAAAGCCGCCAGGGCCTAGAAGAAGAGTATGAACCCCAACTGATGCGACTCCTCGAGAGGAAGGATGCTGGGACAAAGGCACTACAGAAAACACAGGCAGAAATTCAAGGGATGAAGGAGACCTTGAGACCATTACAAGCAGAGGCCAGACAACTCCGTTTGCAAAACAGGAACCTAGAAGACCAGATCTTGCTTGTGAGACAGAAGCGAGATGAGGACGTGAAACAATACAGG GAACAGATGGAAGAAATGGAAGACAGTCAGAGGCAATTGAAAAGCAGGGTCCAACTCCAAGAGCAGAAGAACAAAGAGATGGAGGAGCTAAGGATCAGCCTCACTGAAGAGCTCTCTATTTATAA GGCTATGCTACCCAAGAAGTCAGAGCAGCTCGATGCCCCCACTCCTGCGGGAAGTGGAACAGAGACACAGTCTCAAG GAGCTGTTTAG
- the SYNC gene encoding syncoilin isoform X2, whose protein sequence is MASAEEPREGGPCGEGAGAAGLERDSGAEDNPSLQEKKSEFLQGEEVLNPERTLSLQGDVNLEDIFYLGATDDADDVLYVEETLNSEEEADPEETLCVRETVTPEESLCVRETVIPEETLCVRETVTPEETLNVREEVTPEETLCVREMVSPVETLHEVERVDTEETPNAEETNAQGEKASCEENLASKESLRVEDSLSPEELELLECRFQQCIEAVAQLEEERDSLIHELVLLREPVLQEVQKVHQDILVAYKLHAQGELECDGLREEIRVVKQKLFKVTKECVACQYQLECRQQEVAQFAACQDELTARVAQLSEELTQLKDTCEKQKGHFRQQLEAPRGQGDSHFLQESRRLSAEFESFMAESRQGLEEEYEPQLMRLLERKDAGTKALQKTQAEIQGMKETLRPLQAEARQLRLQNRNLEDQILLVRQKRDEDVKQYREQMEEMEDSQRQLKSRVQLQEQKNKEMEELRISLTEELSIYKSCLEIYGRLCNPETKDKTS, encoded by the exons ATGGCCAGCGCGGAGGAGCCCCGGGAGGGCGGCCCCTGCGGGGAAGGAGCCGGAGCCGCTGGGCTGGAGAG GGATTCAGGGGCAGAGGACAATCCTTCACTCcaagagaagaaatctgaattccTGCAAGGGGAAGAGGTCCTGAACCCAGAGAGGACTCTGTCCCTACAGGGGGATGTCAACTTAGAGGATATTTTCTACCTTGGAGCCACAGATGATGCTGATGATGTACTCTACGTAGAAGAGACATTGAACTCAGAAGAGGAAGCTGACCCAGAGGAGACACTATGTGTAAGGGAGACAGTCACCCCAGAGGAGTCACTCTGTGTAAGGGAGACTGTTATCCCAGAAGAGACACTTTGTGTAAGGGAGACAGTCACTCCAGAGGAGACACTGAATGTGAGGGAAGAAGTCACCCCAGAAGAGACACTGTGTGTAAGGGAGATGGTCAGCCCAGTGGAGACACTGCATGAGGTAGAGAGAGTTGATACAGAGGAGACCCCAAATGCAGAGGAGACAAATGCACAGGGGGAGAAAGCCAGTTGTGAGGAGAACCTTGCTTCCAAGGAGAGCCTCAGGGTTGAAGACAGCCTGAGTCCAGAGGAGCTGGAGCTTCTGGAATGCCGTTTCCAGCAGTGCATTGAAGCTGTGGCTCAGTTGGAGGAGGAGCGGGACAGTCTTATCCATGAACTGGTGCTGCTTCGAGAGCCGGTTCTGCAGGAGGTGCAGAAGGTCCACCAGGACATTCTGGTTGCCTACAAACTCCATGCCCAAGGGGAGCTGGAGTGTGATGGGCTAAGGGAGGAGATCCGGGTGGTGAAGCAAAAGCTGTTCAAGGTGACAAAAGAATGTGTAGCTTGCCAGTACCAGCTGGAGTGCCGGCAGCAGGAAGTCGCCCAGTTTGCCGCCTGCCAGGACGAACTCACCGCTCGTGTTGCCCAGCTGTCTGAGGAGTTGACCCAGCTCAAAGATACATGTGAGAAACAGAAAGGGCATTTTCGGCAGCAGCTGGAAGCCCCTCGGGGTCAGGGGGATAGCCATTTTCTACAGGAGAGTCGGAGGCTCTCTGCTGAGTTTGAGAGTTTCATGGCAGAAAGCCGCCAGGGCCTAGAAGAAGAGTATGAACCCCAACTGATGCGACTCCTCGAGAGGAAGGATGCTGGGACAAAGGCACTACAGAAAACACAGGCAGAAATTCAAGGGATGAAGGAGACCTTGAGACCATTACAAGCAGAGGCCAGACAACTCCGTTTGCAAAACAGGAACCTAGAAGACCAGATCTTGCTTGTGAGACAGAAGCGAGATGAGGACGTGAAACAATACAGG GAACAGATGGAAGAAATGGAAGACAGTCAGAGGCAATTGAAAAGCAGGGTCCAACTCCAAGAGCAGAAGAACAAAGAGATGGAGGAGCTAAGGATCAGCCTCACTGAAGAGCTCTCTATTTATAA GAGCTGTTTAGAAATCTACGGCCGGCTCTGTAACCCGGAAACAAAAGACAAAACCTCCTAA